The stretch of DNA tTTTCAAGAGATCCCCACCCCCCAAAAAACAACTAATTTTCATGCTATCAAATGAAGTGCCAGCTTAAGATATTAAAATGGCTTAATAGCTTGTTGATAATTATTgtgctggctcacaaatagataATCAGCAACTCAGGCTATGTATTAAGCAACAACACGCATTTGTGTAAGTTTAAAATAAGAGACCATCCAAGAGTTTAAAGGGGTGGATAGAGTTGAATGAAGTTGCAACATGATCAAATTGAAATCATAGTCAAGGTAACACTTTATCTGAAAAGGATAAATTTGATTCACttgtgttatgaaccccgtaactgggtcacttaccagcaaagatagagaggtctgttgaagtctgatggtactatttttaacagtatttattggtaaaaatacacaaaaataatatcaatgcaaacatacagatactatacgtcgtcaatactagatctaaaagtgcgggtataataataatcaataagaaatatctctatcgttgtctagggggataatgtattgtccaatggaaatataaaagtcactcagttcattcaggctgcagcctttggttggagtcaagagagagattttagaaacttgccagcttttcctttttatgatttcgatccttggTGTTTCGTTggtggtggcctcttctttagctaagccgttcttccgtggcgatcCCGCCAAttccccaggcaagggaaaaggacgcacgcgagccccaccggctgtcgctattaaacgctgtcatgggatttctagcgtttctcctggtgcgtctaaagggattgttccccagaccttcttttatccttactcacggggtctcagatgtcaatcaggttgggatgatgcaatccctcaaccagcccactctggtcaccccgagggcttcaatgaatagtacagtactcaatacacaattccgtctccaagagacaatagccgttatcaatggttctgccttgctgaggccaggacacattccaaacctgtgtattctggatctctctctcatttcctgggtcccagacctgaattaatagcgatcttgcgattctcaaagagggggctactttgtacccttcggcccctcagagttgcggcacattcgtaacacatgCATCATTTTTATCCATTTCTACTACTGCATATTAAGTATGCATATGAGTTTGGCATAGTTCCTTCTTTTAGCTTCCCAAGGAACAGAGACACATCATTCAGTCCAACTTCAATGTTAATACCTCTATTCAACAAGTCCAAGCTGCATTCTCTTGTGGTAAGAATGTGTCAAATTATGATAGAGATGTTGGAATGTGGAATGTTAAGAAAATTTCTCCGTGATCCTTTACTGAATGCATCTGCAACCACCTGTTCACAATCCTGTTCATTCCCAAATTTAAAAACCTTGCAGGTTCTCAAGTTCTGTTTCCTAACAAGTGTAAATATCAAGTTCTGGTAGTAACCCAGATATCACTAGAGAAACTACAGAGATTTTAAGTGTCCTTTTCAGATTGGAGAAGAAAGGAACACAGCATGGACAGGCATCACTTTTAAGACTCAATTCTAATTACAAGTGCACTCCTCTCTAGTTTTAGCTTCTCCATAACCAATCCCCTGGACTGTCAGGACAGTTACAGATGTTGTTGTGCAATTATTCATGATCCAAACAACACTTTCAAAGCTTAAGACCATTCTCTAGATTCCATGACAAATGGCCTTTCCATTGCCCTCAATTATTTACTTCCTTCACAGGTTAAAGCTGACCTTTGACTCAACATTCATGTGGAACAATGCCACCTCTGAACTAATCAACAACTGTTGTCTCCAGCACATTCGAAACAACAGAAAACATATGCTGGTCTTGATGGTGATAAGCATTTCCAATGTGCAAGTTAGATGCCAAGCATTACAAACCTGCCCAGTCTGTTCAGTCATCTGTGTTTGCTCCTGTCCATCAGCTTCATGCGCCACATCAAGGCTGAGATCGTAAAATTGTTGTAATACCTTCTATCTTCCTGGAGTTTGACATTCCAGTTCATACCACCTATTCCTCACAAGGTGGGGAAAACATTCAACTATTATGATCACTACAACTTACTCCATAATTCCTTTTTACAAGCAATGAGATTTTGAGAAGATCTTGAAGAGATTTCTCGAAATGCATTCACTCTTTTGACATTTTCTGTTACTCCAGGGTGTTTTGTAATAGGAAACAAAGTTCTTCCTTTCAAATAGTGTAAATAACAGTTGTAATTAAATCATATGGCTAATGAACAAAGAAAAAGTAAAAACCGATCAAACTTATCAGCATGGTAATAACGATAATGCTTAAATTGATACTGCTTTTTCCCTTGCACTCCCTTGTTgcattgatgtgatgaaatgatatgAATGAATGGCATGCAAGGCAGTCATTAATTGTACCTCTGCACATGTGATAATCAAAACAAGTTACTATTACATCAACTGGGAAAGCAGTTGACAAGTGTTCCTCAATATTAACAATTCTTGCCCTTCAAGCAGATTGTCCCTTACAATTTCTGAATTCtgctttagaaaatagttctaaAAATAACTATCTAAGTGTGGAAGCTATTAGTAGCACTAATAAGTAGCACTACAATTGACATTTCATTGGTACAATTAAGCCCAAGAAGACATTATGCTTTACAGTCTAATAAACTATTAAATGTACCTGGAAGCAAAACACTCTCAGAACTTCCATTATATGAACGAAAGTCAGCCACAGTCTTGGTGTATATGAGCATTTTGACCAAGACCTCTGGAAATTAATGTCAATGCACaagctcaagagattctgcaggtgctggaggaactcagcagggcagcatcgatggagatcaataaatagtcgatgtttcgggtagAGACCCAAAAAAGGAAAGAAAGGGATCAGAAACCAATAGAAGGTGGGGTAGGGGAAAAAGTGGGTGGGTGATAAGTGGAAGTGTTGAggggctgaaggaggaatctaataggacagAATAGTGgcccatggaaggaagggaaggaggagggtctccagaggaaggtgatgggcaagtgagaagaaagggtaagagggtaaccagaatggggaatgtcaaaaaaaagggggagggggaaaaaacttATAGAAACTTGAGGattttgatgttcataccatcagaatGGAAACTACCCAGAAAGATTGGCCTCATTGGGCTGATATTTTGGAATGAGGGGTTCAATTGAAATGTGTAGCCACCAGGAAATATCACCTTTTGGGGTATTGACAACAGATCTGCACATGATTAGTTGCTTGACAAATCTATGTCAGGCCTCATTAATGTAGAGGCTGCCACACAGGAGCACTGGATATGGTAGCTAGACTTgtgggtgaagtgtcacctcacctggaaggactgtttggagcccctCAATGATGATCATTGAAGATGGGTAGGGGCAGgtttagcacttgttccatttgcagGAATAAGTGTCGGAGGGGAGAGATGAGTGGACAACAGAGTTGTGTAAAGAGCGATCTCCAtggagaaagagaggggaggggagggaaagatgtgcttgatggaaGGATATAAACATCTTAATGTTTAGCCTCATTTACTAAatgccggtggtgtagtggcatcagcactgtaCTTCAAGGCGAGAAATCCAGGGTTcaaatccggctggctccttaCACATTTTCCATCCATGCTGTGCTAAGTGCCAAGCTAGCAACACGCTAAAGAAATAGCAAGGTTGCTGCCCTACCCGACACAAGGTATGGGGAGGAATGACTATTTACTAAGAGTAGACTGGAGGACTTTGTTCCAATTCAGAATTTTAAGCTGCTGCTTGCAGAGTGCAATCCTCACAAAGAACACAAAATTTTAAACAAGACTATATTACAGCCCAGATCATGTTGTTATTGAAGCAGAAAGTGCAAAGTCTTGATGCTAGGTGGTCGGTTGGCAAGAATGATCAATGATACCTTTAGATAGAATATCTACAGTAGACTCAATAACACTGTTTCGCTTTTCAGATATTGATACTTTTTCCGCATACCCACCATTTTCTatatttgtatttcagaattccaTTTTTACACCACCATGTGCACCATTTTAACTATCGTTAAAAAAAGGTGCTGCATACATCAAAGGATTCCTTTCCGATGGAAATGAAGTGAACTATCCATCATGGCTTTTACTCATGAGGAATATACTGCTCCTCAGGGAACGCTGGTGAAGCCCTACTACTGGCTTCACTTCACTGAAAACTGTTTGAAGTGCCCATATCACATCAAAACAGGAGAAGAAGCTCGCGTGTCGTACATGGAATTTTATGAATCATTTGGATTTCCTTATGCTCAGCCACAGCATGGGAGTCATCTGCTTTTTTATGAACTGAAGTTATCATCAGGTACCTTAGTGCAGAAGGGACAAGTATCCAGCTGTACTTTACACCAGCTACACCCAGAATCAATATTCTTTGATACCGATGGTTATCTGGATGCACTCATGTATTCATATGAAAACATTgcttatatcaccatatactccAATTACACCCCATGCAATGAAAGAGCCCAGTATTGCATAAGCAAAATGTATGATTTTTTAATAAATTATCCAAGCACGAGATTAGACATCTATTTTTCTGCACTCTATCATACCGATGATTCCGATGTTGAATCAGGATGGAACAAAAAAGCTCTCCATTACTTAGCAGCATTCTGGCCCAGGGTAACCATCAACCCAATCAGTAGCTGGACATGGCTGAATATTCTTCACCGCTTTGTGAATGGTGTGCCTTGGACAGCACTTTACAACCCAGTTTTACCTGAGAGAGCCCATGCTGATCTCATCAATGCCCATCAGATCGCTACCATCACTGGTGTGAACCCTTCCTACATTGATGCCATACCTCAGAAACCAGTTCAGGTCACGCCGCATAAGCAGCAACATTTTAAACCAGAAGGCATGAACATGTACAAGTCTTCACAAGCATCACTTCCCACTATAAACAAAATGCCATTAATGGCTCAGTATCAGCCTTATATGAATCTTCCAAACCTatcagcatttcactggtcaaTGTACCCTCTGAAACCACAGAAGATCAAGCCAAAGAATGTAGTGAGACACCTGAACATGCCCAACAAAGAGTGGGAAAAACCTACAACCCCATCACCTCACAACGTGCAAGTTACTGAAGTAGTGGAAATTCTTGAAGCTCCTGCAACAAAGAAATCAGGCAATTCAAACAGACGGGGAAAGAGCAGCAAAAGGACAAAATCTAGGAGGAAATAGCAGACCAacatatataagaaaaaaaactgtttgaactgcagaaTCGCTGCCCTTGCACCAGGGTAAATGCcagttcagggcacatttgtatAGTACTTGGAGAATCTGGCACATGAATGCTACAAATCATGCCAATGCACTCAATGTTTGCATGACCAGATTAATATTACATTGTAACTCAATTTCAAGTTCAACTGATGGGCAAATTCGGACTTTTATACATGTGCACTTCGTTACTGCAAGCAAATTTCAACTGATTTGGGAATGGGTTAATGCCAATTCAAGAATTATGGCAACAGCTGTTGCACAAAGAGGTACCAAGCTGCCATTCAGGCAAATATATGCCCAAGTCCTCAGTTAGGAATAGAGACAAAGTAATAGGTAAGAGGTTACTTggtgaacaagcccacatttctgGAGGAGATTGATAATAGCATTCATGCTTGGCAGAAACACCTTGCAGGCCACTTAGAGGCAGAGATTATGTTGGCTTCAGCTTGACGAGCAACAGCAGACACAAATATTCTCCTGTTATCTCTCGTTCATGCAAGTAAAACAAAGCTTTTTCCAGCGTCTTTCACAATGCCCCTTCAATTCCAAGAGACATGTTTTGTTGATACTGTATGTGTATTCAGTTTACAGCCATAACACAAGTATGTAAACATTACAATATGCTTCAGCAAAGGTGCCTGAGTAAATCTATTGAACTGGCAGAAGTGCGGGAGGCTCTGTATCCATGATAAACTGGAGACTTATTTTTggtataaataataaaaaaaatcagtgcaGGTGCTAAACACATTGGTACCCAATAAAGAGGGGAAGGAAGTGTTACACTCACTCCTAATTGGCTGCAGTATTAAGATTCCAGGCATTATGATAAATTAATTTGCAGAAGTCTTTATAGATTGTAAAGGAACTAGGGTTGTACAAATCAGTCAGAATGGAATGcaattttatgtttttttaaGCTATTGTTAAAACCCTTCAGATGGGAGAAGATGGCGCCAGCAAACCATGCCACCATAGATGACATCCTCATGATGGTCCATGAAACTGCTTTGTTCATGTCTTttcattctttttctttcaaatgtcatTCTTGGTACTGTTGGGGCCTGTGATCTACAGTCTGATGGTTTGTTTTCAGGCTGATTGAgcaatctggcactttgctgtctccgagaggGATCTGGGAGGCGAGCGGCCTCCGAGGACAAAAAGCCCAagatcgactccatttctcactgattaAAGTGTCGAGGATTGAAAATATCAAGGCAAGTATTTAGCACCAACTACCAGTTTCTTGCTCGCTTCAGCTGAACAAGGTGGCTGCATGATGCTctcgctctcccccccccccccccccactcgaaGCTCCTGAAGGAAGGTCCCTGCATTCAAATGATCTATCGCTCCCTCGATGCTATCAGAGCGAGATTTAATAGAACCATTTTGTGGATCGGACCGTAACTCACATTATGTGTTTTTCAGGGCTTTGAATTAGGGCTGTCtccagataatgaacactgagctgaactgaatatggactCAGTCATTTTTGTGTTTTGTAGTTTGTGTCTTCACTCGTtctttttgttgccttttgcgcAATTATGTTTCTTGCGTAGGGGGTTAAggaggttgatgtttttcttagaATGGCTTCAATGgctttcttggtttcgtggctgtctgtgggaagacaaatatcagggttgtatgctACATTCACACTTGGATAAATAAACGTACTTGAATCCTTTGGAAGCCAGTACCCTATGCTGTGAGCACAAATCTGCTCAAGGGAGGGCCAGAAATGTCTTCATTTACTGCAATTGAGGTAACAATTTAGAATCCAAGGGTATTTTCCAATCAAAAGCATTAACAGGATTAGTTGTGGAAAATTTTAAATGGCATAAGAAGGTTGAATGTGAACACCAAACTTAATTGTATGATAAATCTGAATAAACTAATCCAAATCTGAAATGCGTCTGTGCCTTGAGAGAAAGTTATTCAATTAAACTTATTCTGTCACCCTTTTGTTGCACTCCACAAATTCCTTCACCTCAACAGGTGACAAATTTTCTAATTCACATTAACTCAACATCTTGCAAATAAGTTGGCAATGGACTAACTATCAGTTTGATAGGTTTAGAGGACTGTATGCAATGCTCCAGACGCAGCCTAACTGGATTGTTAAAGGAGGAATTAAGAGGAGAATGGTATtagggcagatacattagagattttCAAAGAGATGTTTAGACgggcacatgaatgtaaggaaaattGAAAAATGTGGACATCGTGTAGTAAGGGATTAGTCTAGCTGACCATTTGATTAgtaatttatttggttcagcattacattatgggctgaaggacctgtgcctgtgctgtactattccatgttctctcTACATTTAAATTTTCACTTATACTAGTTTATTTAGCTAGGAGTTTTGATCTCTACAACTGTTGTTAATCTTCTGTTAAGCATGTGATGCAAGATACCCAAAAAGATTCAAAGGACTAAACAGGTTACATACTCATTTTTACAATTACAAGATGAATCATTTTCTATTGGGAAGGCATCTGAAAAGTCAGTAGGAGCACAAAGTGCATTTAGAAGTGCAACTTGTACCTTTCTAGTACAATTGTACAAAGGTAAGTGTGCCAGATAGATGCTGAAGAGACAAGGACAGGATTAAAGTGGTGTTGGATACAGAGGTGAACTTCTTTATTgcttaaacaaaaataaataatggtCTGAAGTGATAGGAGCTCCATACAAGTTgccaaaacaaaagaaaaaaaatggacaGAGAAACAAAGCAGCGTTCAAGGAGTCCAAGCAGTTTCCACCACATTCACCAGCTCTGGTCCATCGTGAAGCCTTATTGCAGCCCTGTGACACATAGTATTGATGCAATTTAGCTCAATTGTTTGGAAAAGAGATGGTGAATGATTGAAAAGAATAATATTCAATTCTTGAACTAATTAAAGAATGTTAAAGTGTCAAATATTTGTCTGGTCACAATTTGATTTCTAAAATATTTTGCAGCATCGGGGCTAcctcaaaaaaaaaaccctgagcACAGATGTAGATGAAGGAATGGTGCAATCATAAACTAGATACAGCACATTACCTGCCAGTAGTTATACTGTACCTCCATACGACAGTAACCCTGACACAATGCTGGTGTGGATGTGACAATGCTGGAATATCCTACCATATTCCAGTTGCATTCTAAAAATTAACTATTGAGGTTCCATTTTCAAAGTACATGAAGACCTCCAGCAGGGATGGAACAGAGTGCATTTTTCTTTACAGAATTTTACAAAGCCCAACTTAAGCACCCAGAAAAATGTGGTCATTTGGGGATCTAATTGTCCTATACAGTAGTTATTTCTAAGCAGCTGCTAAAAAGGAAACCAAGTAGACTGAAAATCAGAAGGAACTTGGGCAAAGCTCATTTGGTATTATTTTGATGTGAACAATCCCATATTAGTACAGAGGCATCTGGAGACCAGGGATTGATTGACAGGAGATTCAAGGAGGTAGTTGCACATCAGGTATAGGACACAactaactgggtgactgtcaggagagggaaaggggataggcagccaaTGCAAGATACCGCTGTGGCCGTTCTCCTCTATAACAAGTAAATTGTTTCAGATACTGTTGGTGGGTGCTGGGGGAGGGGCAATCTAGCAGAGGAAAGCTGCAGCAGTCTGGAATCCGGCAAGTCTGACTCTGACACACAAAAGGAGGTAGAAGTGAGCAATAGTGACAAGGATTCCTTGTttaagggaacagacaggaggctcTGCAGACAAGAACGAGATTTCAGGATTGTATGTTGCCTCCTACATGGCACAGTCATGGACATCTCTGATCGAGTGCATAGCATTCTTCTTGAACAGGTTGAgaagccagaggttgtggtctatGTCAATACTAATGACACAAGCAGAAcaggtgatgaggtcctgcagaGAGTGTTCAGAGAGTTAGATGCTAAGTTCacagacaggacctccaggatggTATTCCCAGGATTACtatccatgccacatgctagtgagactagaaatagggAGGCAATACAGGTCAACACGTGgccaaggagatggtgcaggagggagggcttcagatcttTTGATCATTGAGCTTTCTTCCAGAGTTTATGGGATCTGTACAAACAGAGCTTGCACCAGAACTGGAAGGGACCAACATCCTTGTGGGAAAGTTTGCTGGTGctacaggaggatgggaaccagagtaccagggcACATAGTGGGGTAGTTGTTGATTAGAAGGTGTAAAGCCTACCTACAAAGACAGGAACTGGAAAAACTGAGCACGGTGAAATGAGTGTTCCGagttgcatctatttcaatgcaaggggtATCGTGAGTAAGGTAGACaagtttagagcatggatcagcacatggaattatgactttgtagccattagtgagacttggatgcaggaggggcaggactgcaGCTCAGTACTTTGGGATTCCACTGTTTTAGATGCAATAGAGTGGAAAGGATTAACTGGGGAggtgtggcattactagtcagagaaaatatcaAGGAGGTGCtcaaacagtacagactggacAGCTCGTCTATGAGGAtatttgggtggaactgagggatgACCATACTAataggattatattatagaccaccaaaCGGCATTTAAAGAAGCAAATTTGTAAAGCAATAGCACACAGCTGAGAGAAAAATAAAgatgtgatagtaggtgattttttaACTTTCCAGAAATTGACTGGGACTCCAGTGTTGGAGGTTTGGAAAGGACTCCAAAGCAGTCAGTATAACACTACTGACACTTCATACATGAAGAGACCTGGGTGGAAGCAAGGAGTTCAGTAGTCACATGGCCTGGAGAAAGAAACCCGTTTTCCCATTCTAACAGcacttgtcctaatgctacactacctcctgcctaatggtagggAGATCACAGACATTCTTAGACAAGTGGGACAGACCATTGACTATGCTAAAGGCCCTGGGTATACAGCACTTCAGATAAATATCACTAATGGATGGaaaagagaccctgatgatcctcagCAGCCTTCACAATCCTTTGTGGGAACTTGT from Hemitrygon akajei chromosome 12, sHemAka1.3, whole genome shotgun sequence encodes:
- the LOC140737418 gene encoding putative C->U-editing enzyme APOBEC-4 translates to MAFTHEEYTAPQGTLVKPYYWLHFTENCLKCPYHIKTGEEARVSYMEFYESFGFPYAQPQHGSHLLFYELKLSSGTLVQKGQVSSCTLHQLHPESIFFDTDGYLDALMYSYENIAYITIYSNYTPCNERAQYCISKMYDFLINYPSTRLDIYFSALYHTDDSDVESGWNKKALHYLAAFWPRVTINPISSWTWLNILHRFVNGVPWTALYNPVLPERAHADLINAHQIATITGVNPSYIDAIPQKPVQVTPHKQQHFKPEGMNMYKSSQASLPTINKMPLMAQYQPYMNLPNLSAFHWSMYPLKPQKIKPKNVVRHLNMPNKEWEKPTTPSPHNVQVTEVVEILEAPATKKSGNSNRRGKSSKRTKSRRK